The Nicotiana tabacum cultivar K326 chromosome 14, ASM71507v2, whole genome shotgun sequence genome contains a region encoding:
- the LOC107810009 gene encoding uncharacterized protein LOC107810009 isoform X1, with protein MESHGHRGSNPKAVLASLLSKREKLQDELRNVEKQVYELETSYLQETGTFGNALKGFEGFLSTSNKNANLKRSRKFQLEDRLFSLSSVTSPAAEELGLGREDGRPDPTQSRIRGGGFATNGQGKPKKGRTGPRDGRKFRISNDLDLDDEDDPDSGLR; from the exons ATGGAGTCCCATG gGCACAGAGGTTCAAATCCTAAGGCTGTTCTTGCATCCCTTTTGAGCAAAAGAGAAAAGCTTCAAGATGAACTACGAAATGTTGAAAAACAA GTTTATGAGCTAGAAACGAGTTATTTGCAAGAAACAGGCACTTTTGGAAATGCGTTAAAAGGATTCGAAGGCTTTCTATCAACATCGAATAAGAATGCAAA CCTCAAAAGGTCGAGAAAATTTCAGCTTGAAGACAGGCTATTCTCATTGTCTTCAGTCACTTCACCAGCA GCGGAAGAGCTTGGACTTGGACGGGAAG ATGGAAGACCAGATCCTACTCAAAGTCGAATCAGGGGCGGAGGTTTTGCCACTAACGGACA GGGTAAACCAAAGAAGGGAAGAACCGGACCACGAGATGGAAGGAAGTTCCGAATATCAAACGACTTGGAtcttgatgatgaagatgatccAGATTCAGGCTTGAGATAG
- the LOC107803488 gene encoding actin-depolymerizing factor-like, producing the protein MSFRIRGGTNASSGMGVADQSKATYMELQRKKVHRYVIFKIDEKNNEVVVEKTGGPTESYDDFTAALPENDCRYAVYDYDFVTSENCQKSKIFFFAWSPSVSRIRSKMLYATSKDRFRRELEGIHYEIQATDPTEVELEVLKERAN; encoded by the exons aTGTCTTTCAGAATCAGGGGTGGG ACAAATGCATCCTCTGGCATGGGGGTTGCTGATCAAAGCAAAGCTACATACATGGAACTGCAGAGGAAAAAGGTGCATCGATATGTGATATTTAAGATTGACGAGAAGAACAATGAGGTTGTGGTTGAGAAAACTGGAGGTCCTACTGAGAGCTATGATGATTTCACTGCAGCTCTTCCTGAGAATGACTGCCGATATGCAGTATATGATTACGATTTCGTGACATCTGAGAACTGCCAAAAGAGCAAGATTTTCTTCTTTGCCTG GTCTCCTTCTGTTTCCCGTATCCGATCCAAGATGCTGTATGCCACATCTAAGGACAGATTCAGGAGGGAGCTGGAAGGCATACACTACGAGATTCAGGCTACTGACCCTACTGAAGTAGAACTTGAAGTGCTCAAAGAACGCGCTAACTGA
- the LOC107810009 gene encoding chromatin modification-related protein EAF6-like isoform X2 — protein sequence MESHGHRGSNPKAVLASLLSKREKLQDELRNVEKQVYELETSYLQETGTFGNALKGFEGFLSTSNKNANLKRSRKFQLEDRLFSLSSVTSPAMEDQILLKVESGAEVLPLTDSTWWNSRGTGHHYYKKKVLLEWIEKS from the exons ATGGAGTCCCATG gGCACAGAGGTTCAAATCCTAAGGCTGTTCTTGCATCCCTTTTGAGCAAAAGAGAAAAGCTTCAAGATGAACTACGAAATGTTGAAAAACAA GTTTATGAGCTAGAAACGAGTTATTTGCAAGAAACAGGCACTTTTGGAAATGCGTTAAAAGGATTCGAAGGCTTTCTATCAACATCGAATAAGAATGCAAA CCTCAAAAGGTCGAGAAAATTTCAGCTTGAAGACAGGCTATTCTCATTGTCTTCAGTCACTTCACCAGCA ATGGAAGACCAGATCCTACTCAAAGTCGAATCAGGGGCGGAGGTTTTGCCACTAACGGACA GTACCTGGTGGAATAGTCGAGGGACTGGACACCACTATTATAAAAAGAAAGTGTTGCTAGAATGGATTGAAAAGTCATAA
- the LOC107810009 gene encoding uncharacterized protein LOC107810009 isoform X3 — MESHGHRGSNPKAVLASLLSKREKLQDELRNVEKQVYELETSYLQETGTFGNALKGFEGFLSTSNKNANLKRSRKFQLEDRLFSLSSVTSPAAEELGLGREDGRPDPTQSRIRGGGFATNGQYLVE; from the exons ATGGAGTCCCATG gGCACAGAGGTTCAAATCCTAAGGCTGTTCTTGCATCCCTTTTGAGCAAAAGAGAAAAGCTTCAAGATGAACTACGAAATGTTGAAAAACAA GTTTATGAGCTAGAAACGAGTTATTTGCAAGAAACAGGCACTTTTGGAAATGCGTTAAAAGGATTCGAAGGCTTTCTATCAACATCGAATAAGAATGCAAA CCTCAAAAGGTCGAGAAAATTTCAGCTTGAAGACAGGCTATTCTCATTGTCTTCAGTCACTTCACCAGCA GCGGAAGAGCTTGGACTTGGACGGGAAG ATGGAAGACCAGATCCTACTCAAAGTCGAATCAGGGGCGGAGGTTTTGCCACTAACGGACA GTACCTGGTGGAATAG